The DNA window ATCACATGATCAAATATGGCCGACATCATCGTAGCATGGTTGGATGATTCTGACCCCCTCTGATAAGTAGAGGCCTAAGCCATTTTGACCTTAGGCGTGGTAATAAAACACAAAGGTTCATCCCCTGCTGCTTTCACAAAGCATAGAGCAATGCAGGTAAGGATAAACAGTGTTGAGTTAGTAGGTAATGATGTTGCTAACTGATAGCATGGAAAAAAACGTTGTTTAAAGTGTGAACAACAAAAGGGAGTATGAAAATAAACGTACCATTTCAAAAGAAAGGGATTACTTTTTGGCTATTCAGAAACCGTTAAAAAAAGTTATTGTGCAATGTTATTGTATTTTTGTAAAATTTAATtgtaaatgatttttttttttttcttgaacgTAGAGACGATGAAATCAGCCAGCTCATCGTGCACCGACCTCCAGAATGTTCTTTATAGCTGTCATGTGTATGTGCCAAATTGTTCACTTGATTATCGAGTAGAAAACACGTTGATTTAATAGCATTCATGTGCCCCGAAGTACGGTAATACTGAAAAGCCAAGTCTGAaccaccagcctctctctaatCCCACCACTAAGGGACAATTTAGTCTCAATGTCCAAGAACTTTGAATCGTAGTTGGTTATGGATAGAGATACTAGACCAACACTGTATTTTtcgtaacttttttttcttcttttcttttgaaCAATTCCCGCTGTTTAATTGTATTTGAAACCGATGCATAAAATACGGAACGAGTTTTTGCCATTGAACTTAATCccgctcctctcctgtctctgctctGTCGTGCCCGGCACTACTCAGCGCTATCAACTGTGGTACAAAACGGAGGCCTTATAAACACTGAAGGCTGGGGGAACACCAACCTCGCCGTAACCAACTGCTTCTTATTTTGGACCTACAAGGCTCTGACCGACGGGTGGATCAACCTGTCCATCCGGACGCTCTGCACGAACGCGAGCCTTTCTAAGAGTTTGAGCAAGATATAAGAACACTGCAGACTCCCAGTCCACGCTGCCATTCAGTTCTCAGTGTGTCAGTCTTCTACCACATCCAACTGATTTTTTGTGCTTTGAAGATACACCAGGTCTGGGTAGACTGAACAGAAttggcttttttttttcattcgacAGAGAAATGTTGGACGTTATAGACTGTTGAACAACCAGACTTGGCATGCCATCCCACTTTTTATCATTTCTAATTGAGGTTCTTCAAAAATGTTAATGTTGAGTACTGCACAATTTGGTGTGTTGTTAACCTATTTCAACTGTCAATAAAACAGTTTTACTctaatttaaaatgttcacatgcTGTGACATATTTTTTTCCACAGTTTTTTACAGGTTCATTGTTGCCCAGGCACATTGATTTTCAATGAATACCCCTTGTGCTGCCATCGGTGGGTCACAAGACCCGAAGGCAGAACAAGGGATACACATTCCAAATAATGTATTGATGACAGTACCTCATTTTATCAAAGAATCTTTTTGGGGGGTAAAACACAACCATATGACAAATATTCTAGACCAGAAAACAGGAATTCAAATTCCTCACTCAAATGGCAATGACTGActatttgaaataaataaacaaagaaGCATTGTAAAAGCATTATAAACATACTTTTcaaaaacatgaaacattttATAATGCTACAACTTTGCAGTATCAAGGCTAGCAGCACTCCAAAATCCTTATACAGTATTTACCAAAACAGCATAAATAGAAAGTTAGTTCACAAATGTTACAACAATAACACTATTACAACACACCCTAACTTCACTTCAAATCATTAATTGTTGAGTAAAGTCAAAATATTCTTTAGATTGCCGTTCACAGACTGAAGGATAACTTGGCCGTCCAAAAGCTATCAGGGCAGCAGTTGTTTAGGTGTGAGGAACACATTGACTTCAGGAATCTGTTTGTGAGTGTTGAGAGTTATGCAGCTGGGATTCACAGGAGCCTGTGTGGCTCTGCTGGGATTCGCAGGAGCCTGTGTGGCTCTGCTGGGATTGGCAGGAGCCTGTGTGGCTCTGCTGGGATTGGCAGGAGCCTGTGTGGCTCTGCTGGGATTGGCAGGAGCCTGTGTGGCTCTGCTGGGATTCGCAGGATCCTGTGTGGCTCTGCACAGATCAAATTAAATCTTATCTGTAAAGCCCTTTATGCCACAGCTTTACAGCTGCCTATAGATGTCAACTCCTGAGATAGATGGGCATCTACTTATAGATGATGTAAACATTTACAAAAAGTCCTTCTGTGAGAAGACTTTGATACTTTCACTTTGAAAGAAATGTTCCCATAAAGTGCTGGAAATAAGTGTTTAATTCAGTTTCCTCTTCCATCATCATCATATTATAGTTTCTAACACGGAAATTCTCTGGAGGGAGAAGTGGTAGAGGTATTTGAGTTTCTAAATGTTTGTACTGCTGTATGTCTTTGTGttaagtttgtgtgtttgagtcgATACATATTTTATATCGACTGTACATATTTCTcatacactgcacacacaaTTGAGAAATAGTGTGTTTGTggctgcgagtgtgtgtgtgtgtgtgtgtgtgtttagtcctTCAGGGTAATAATCACATGATCATCCTGGCCCTTCCATAGCATCTCCCCCTCAAAATCCAACATCTTGTGTTTCCTGCAGCGCAGCGCGATGCCCACCACCTTGTCCGAGATCTTAACGTAACGGTCAAACAGACGTCCAAAGGTGATATAGATGCGACCCAGTTTGTCTGTCAGGCCCATATCCCTGATGATGAAGCACATCTCTTCCATCTCCCGTTGGACGTGTTTCTGCGCCCGGTCCCCGCGCTCCGCCGTCCGGGTGCCCTCTTTGGGCTTGCCGTAGCCGGCGTCGCCCTTCTGGAGGCGCTGGGACATGGCGTGTTCGTAGTCAAAGTCCTCGCTGAAGGGGTTGAGCTTCTGCCCCTCCACGTGCTGCTGTGACCACTGCTGCCAGCGACTCTTGATGTCATTCATGGTGGTCACCTTaatctgggggtggggggacggggggacacAAGTCAGTTTAGACAGTCAAGACAGCATTTTAAAACAATGGAGCGATACTATTCCAAACCACATTTGAGAATATGAATATCATTCAGTATGCCAAATGATGTTCCATTCAAACGTTGTTGTGTATGAACTGGTGTGTCCTTTCTCTTGGGCAGAAGGAACCATTGACAAGCACTCTGAGAACTTGGTGTATTTTTGTActtgggagagcagggggatgtGGGAGTGAAATCAGAGGAGATGGTCTGGCATGCAgaccacagacagactgacaggtagtcagacagacaggtagtcagacagacagataggtaatcagacagacagacagacagacagacagacagacagacagacagacagacagacagacagacagacatacagacaggtaTTCAGACAGAAAAGCTGGCTGGTAAGAAGTCCTtcaggtagacaggtaggtgGAGAGACGGGTCTTCCAGGACCAGAGGCCCATTAAACATAAATCTCTGTCACTTTTATGACCCATGATTAGCTGAAAGGTCAGGTGTTCGGCGTGGCAGTGGGTGACTCTGTTTACTCACAGCTCAGATATATTCCATTCCCCAATATATTCCATGGTTCAGAGAGTTTCCTAATATTCCAGTGATCAGATGGAAAGTTGGGTCACACAAGTTTACATAGCTACAAGGATAGCACAGACAGTACAAACCTCTACACATTTACTCTAGACATTTACTCTAGACTTCTACACATTTATCCCTGCATGACTCTGGCCTGGTTCCACCATGTATATTTATATAGTATTGCTTGGTTCCTAACATGTCCCTCTGCCTTTGCAAGGAGGTCAGATTCTCTCCTCCCAGGCTGTGGAAGAGTCATGCCTTTTCAGACAGAACACGACTGCGGCACCAATGTGCTCCAGAACGCCGGATCTCCAACGGCTAACGTCCGCCAACAAATAACCGGAAAGTTGTTTCTGACATTTAGCAGTCCTCTGCGACTTCACTGAACGCCTTTGCGCTGAACACAGCACAAATCACGTTCCGTAGGAAAAACTCTTTAGGATGCACTGTTCTTTCTCAGCCAACATAAAAGACTCAAATGTCTGAACAAGGCTGCTCAACCTAGCGCTGTTGTCAGGGCAGGAAAGACTCCATAACCTTCCCTAACATCTGCAGATATGAAGTAAGCAGACATGTCTGTGCCCTGAGTCATGACAGCATGTCTGAATCTGTCTGATGAGGCACTGTATGTTTGTTTTAACCCACAAGCAACCTTTCAGCCGAGTGGATGAGGCCTAATTGTCCACCAGGTTACAAACACTGATGTTGTGGGGGCCTCACTCTTTGCAGTTATCCACTGCCGTCCAAACGAGCTGTACCGCACTGTACTCACCTAAACCTAACAACTTATTCACAGCTTGAAGGGTGCTGTACCGCCAAGCTAAAAACGAGTCCTCATATTGTACGAGATGAGAATCCTCTGAAACATGAGAACTTTGTGAGGGGAGCCCTCGCCAGGGTTGGTACCATGTACCGTAGCGTCCTGTGGCTGTCCCCACACCCGCTGGTCCCCATGGTTACCTTGGGTCTGCTGGGCTGTTTCTTCAGCAGCGCTGGCCTGCTTTCACTGCCGTTGCCAGACAACGATGCCTCGTCTCCCAGGCCGCTGTCCACTGTGTCCAGACTACTGCTGCGCGAGCCCAGCTTCCTGTCCTGGTCCTGCTCCTGGTTCTGGCTCTGCAGGGCCAGGGCCCGGACCTGCCGCCGGCGAGTGGGTGAACCGCCACCCAGGAAGTCCTTGGCGCCGGGGTCCTCAGGCGCCATGATGCGTTCCTTCAGAGCGCTGATCAAGTTGCCGCCCCCCTCGCTGGGTTTAGTCACCGCCCGCTTCGTCACGGCGCTCGTCTTGATCTGGCTTCCTCCGTCGTCGTCCGCCTCCACCACGCGCGGTTTCACCGTCAACTTGACTTTGCTGTTGGCCTCGCTGCCCTCCTCGCCCTCGGTGACGGAGCAGGGCATCCAGCCGGAGGGTATGGTGTCCTGGCGGTCAGAGTGTTCGGTCGCCCAGCCCTGCCAGCTCCGAGCCAGGCTGTGAACCATGGCTGCACATTTGATCTTCCTGACAGCCCTGACGAAGGGCCGGGCTTCTGGCTTCGGATCCTGGTGAGCCGCGATGCCACTCATGTCCTCGCGGGTGCAAGagcggagagggggagggagggaggaaaggatagGCCACGGGGTTGGAACGAGGGAAGGTGCCGTGAGAGAGGAGCGAAGCTGCGATGAGTGAGTGGAGGGTAGAAAAAGTGAGCCCTCAGGACCATCTCTGGAGCTTAAATAAGGAGGGTGGCACAGGAAGTGTTGTCACAAACCCCTACATGAGTCAGGGAGGTCCCAGGGTGTTACATTGGAGTATTGGAAGATAGGAGTGGGCTTGCCTGTCACCACAGAGTAGAGTGACCACCTGTTCTCAACCttcccccggggggggggggggggggcgggtatgTGTGAGAAGGGGGGATTCCAGTGCTCaaccagggggggaggggagtgcaGAATGACTGGCCTCAGTTCTTCAGCGTGTGCACACAGGCAGGCATAATGAACAACAACAGTCCTAAAATCAGAGGCCTTCATACTTTCATTGACCCTGTCTTCATTCTTTAGACCAGGACGCCCTTTTCTTACAGCCCCAGTAGAAGAGTGCACATACACAGCAAAGTACAATATAACAGACAGACATGAAACAGACATGCAATAAACTCACTTTTGAAACCAAATTACCAAACGAAGACATGAAACCATGGCCCAGGGCTCATGCAGTGTAGAGCAGCTGACCCTGTGCTGACAGGTGTTCAGACGCCTCCCTTCTCAGAGGGCCCATGGGGACAGACGCCTCCCTTCTCAGAGGGCCCATGGGGACAAGGGACTCCAGTTTCAGCCTTGAAGGACAGTCCAACAGGATGCTGTCAGTAAAGACAATTTCCCCCACAAcagaactgtctgtctgtctgactgactacctacatctatctctctctctctctctctctctctctctctctctctctctctctctctctctctctctctctctctctctctctctctctctctctctctctcttgctctctctctctctctctctctctctctctctctctctctctctctctctctctctctctctctctctctctctctctctctctgcatccatcTATCTATAAAGCTATCCATCCATAGACAACGGTGTCAGTGCAAGCTGTGTATTTTAGGCTGAACCAACCAAGGTTCGTCATATGTTTGGTCCATTTTCATTCCAAGCCAGACTCCACGCTTTGGAACATCTTCACAGTTCTATTTGTTCCTCAGCACAGCCGGTGACACACGTTGTTGTTGTGAACGCAGCATTTTACTGACACTGACGCCATAGCTGCTCTCACAAAGCCACGACTGAGAGTCATTTATGGGTTTTTTATCGGACACACtgacaggctgaggagggtcTGTCAAAATACCCCCCACAGAGGGAGGGTGAACTACGagtcccacgcacacacacacgcttacacacacatacatacgcagataagcaaacacacacacacgcttacacacacacccttgcgcacacacacatgcgcaggcactctcacacacacacactctcacacacgcagtAACGCCAAGGTAAAGCCGTGCTGTGAGTGAACAGATTGGCCTCTCTATGCCAGCAtactcctccaccaccagcctgaCAATGACATCAACGTTGAAGTCTGTGTGGCTTCTTAGCGTGCTGCTCTTTTCTCCAGCTTCAcactgcagtctctctctctctctctctcatggtgCTGGTGGATCGGACAGCCTTGCGCTCTGCTGTCAACACATTCACGCGGTCTGATTTCCATTCAGCTTTTTGTGCTTAATCTCCTATGATGTAGAGCTgatctgtgttctgtgtgtaatGCAGAGAGACTGACATACAGCTGAGGTATGTacacaaccccccaccccccccccccccagatcccCAACCCCTCCTGGTCTATTCTGGTTCACCTAGAAACACTTGACGTCTGACTCTTACGCACCCACATAGCTGATGAGTGTGTAGGTGAGCAGTGTTTAATATCAGAGAAGATGAGAGCAGTCAGGAATGCAAGGCAGCTTTGCATTCCTCATCGGAAGCATTCTTGGTTCTTCTTGTCCTTCCACCTGAAGGTGCCGTGCGTGAGGTTGGTATGGTCTGTGATACGAGGGAGGAGGCTTGTTTGATTCACGATGAGGCCGCTATAATCTGTTGAACGCATTCACCTACGTAACAAGTTATGAAGCAGTTTTAGATCTCTAACGCTCCTCAGAAGCTTCATTATAGGGTCCCTGAATGCCTACTCACTCAAAACTATTGGGGAAAGATGTAGTCGTAGTCACTCAATTACACACTTCTGGATGTTCTGGATTGAAAGAAACACGAGACAGGGAACAACAAAGTAGATTATCCAACAGCCACGGAAGGTGAGGAATCTGCTTGCTTCAGGGAATTCAATGAGGAAAATATCCCCAGCAGAGTTGGAGATAAAGATACAAAAGACATGGATTAGCTTTGTTGATTAAGAGAGGACAAGTTGTGTGAACGACAGCCAGTCTGAAACCGAATCTGTTTTCCTATCTTGGGCCCAGGCTTGGTTCCTCAAAGAGATGAGCTCCGACAGATAAGAGGTATACCCAAGAGCTGACCTattttttatactgtaaatagtTTATAAGATGTGCGTTTATCTGTCAAGGAGAAAAAGATTCAAGGACGCATACTCAAGTGTTAATTCTGGGTTAACCATACAGAAACTCTACATGATGCTATTGTTGGACTGTCTattacagactgttccttgttCCTTTTGATTATCTACAGCACTTATTATAAACacttgtatgttgctttggatgaaagtgtctgctaaatgattaaacgTAAATGTAACTGAGACAAAGAGTAACAGATGGAGAGTCAAGGCAAACTAAAGAAACAACATCCTTATCAAAGATCCAGTcaacagaaagagaaacatcTGATCTTCATTTACATTACAGTTGGTTTTAAAGTTGTTATTGGGCTGCTAAAACCGTATACTGCTTTTGCTACAGCTCAAAGAGTCTTGAACAAGCGCTGTGAAAACGGAGGGTATTTTTGTCCCAGAGCAGGGGGATGTGGGAGGTGAAACAAGAGCAGACACTCTTTAAGCtggcatacagacagacaggcaggcaaacagccaagcagacagacaggcaggcacacagccaagcagacagacaggcagatgcacgggcaagcagacagacaggcagatgcacaggcaagcagacagacaggcaggtagacaggcaagcagacagacaggcaggtagacaggcaaacagacagacaggcaggtagacaggcaagcagacagacaggcaggcaaacagccaagcagacagacaggcaggcacacagccaagcagacagacaggcagacagacaggcaagcagacagacaggcaggcacactgccaagcagacagacaggcaagcagacaggcaggcagacagccaagccgacaggcaagcagacagacaggcagacagacagccaagcagacagacaggcaggcatacagccaagcagacagacaggcaggtataCAGTCAGACTGGTgaacagacaggcagccaggtATACAGACAGATAAGCAAGGAGGTAGATCAGGCATATTTCCCAGGAACAGAGACCTACACATATAAATCTCAAGCTCTTTTATGATCTCCCCTCGCCAGCTAGAAGGTCAGGGGGAGGCAACACAATCTTGCAGGAATGATGTTCCTATACAACTGTACTGCAACCCTCAGCTGCGTTCAATATCCATCCTCGACAAGGCTGCTTCCTATAAAGGAAATGATTTAACCAAATATATGTCCACTTCATGATTACTGACACAGTATACATCTCACAGTTACACCGCAAATTAACAAGTTTAAGTTACAGTAAAaatattgtatgtgtgtatgggtgtgtttgtgtgcgcacgTGCTTTGAGTTGACAAGCCTGGCCAGCTGcatttcaacccccccccccccctcttctgacGTGTCTTGGAAAAAAGGTTGAGAGGCCAACATAGCTGGGTTTCTCCAtcggaggtacacacacacacacacacacacacacagtgacacctaggaacacacacaaacactcatggTGATTTTGATTTTGTTATACATTGGTTACATGATACAGAACATTCTGCACTAAGCTGCAGCTCCTGGAAAGACGAGTTGCCATGGTGTGTGTCATGAATGacgtaaataaaaacaaaaacaaaagaaagtcCAGAGAATAAAAAGAGAGTGAAGATTGAGTTCACTTCAGAGCCAAGACGTTTTCCCCCTGCTGTTTGTGACAGGCTGATGTTCCGGCCTCATTTACCACAGCATCAGTACCTTGTTCAGCAGGCTCTCAGACTCTGCTGTCTGTCAAAGAAGTAGAAGCAACATAACACTGCCTCCTTGTGGCTAAGTTTGGCAAACATGATTACATTCTAGTACTGTTCACTTCTCTACAATGGATGATTGGTGGGCTATCATATGACATTTTTAATAAAAGCTATTGTTCAATCTACATAAACATGATTGGATTTTaatgtggatttttttttttttggtttctTCTTCTGGGAAAAAGAAGAAACCAGTCTTTGGCTCTGTCTCAGTTGGAGTTCTCCAGCTCTCTGAAAAAGAAACAAGAGTAACCTTACTCTGACTGGTTTCTTCTTTTTCCCAGAAGAagaaaccaaaaaaaaaaaaatacacattaaAATTCAATCATGTTTATGTAGATTGAACAATAGCTTTTATTAAAAGGCTAATCAACCTTTTATTAAAAATGTCATTACAAGGTAACAAGGTCGACCTTTCAAAATCCAGGCCAACCCCTCGTCCTTAGTCACAAGTCTTCTGGTAAGTTCACTAGCTGGATTGGACCAGTGGACAGACTGTGATAGCATCAACATCCAAGAGAGAGTTGGAACGACCATATGGAGGTTATTAACTTTATCAACATGTAAAAAGTTCTTATCACAGTCATATgcgcagaaaaccgggaaattACATGACCAGCATAAACTATGCCAACAAATGACCTTCACGGTCGTTGTCCTTCAGAATAGTCTGCTAGGCCATTCTTTTGTAGCTGTAGTGTGCTGAGGTACCCTGACTAGTCATCATGGACCATCTCAAGTGGTCACATGACTTCCTGGGTACAGTCCCCAGTGGTCATGTGACTTCCTGGGTACAGTCCCCAGTGGTCACATTACTTTCATGCACTGACTCAGAAAGCTATTTGCAAGAATTTTTGGTCAGTGAGTCCTGGTTTTATTTATGGGGAAGATGATTTTGGGAAGGATCCTCCTGAACAAACTGTTTTGAACAAACCTGCCTAAAACATTATTTTGTGAAATCAGTGTTTTTGTTACGCCAAACCtcaacaaaaaaatacatttatacaTAGAAAATTatacataaaaataaacaacTCGTCTCAACCACAGAGAGGAGCTGAAAAGGAATACTTTCTGTTCACAATCTTCTTCAGCATTTGGATGCGGATTCGGCCTCCGCTGCCAGCTTAGATACAACAATGACCCCCGTTCTGTGTTCATACATATTATACAGAACTGTGAGGCGACATATAGGCGCATCCTTCCCGCCTTGAACAGCCGGTAAAACAGTTTCTTAGCGAATGCTGCTGCCAGCCGGCATGGTGCTTTCCCACTTCGTCTCACCTCGTCTTAAAGTGCATCATTTGAGGGTGAAAAAAGAAGGTGAATCTCAAAACATGGCATAAAAAGATTCAAAAAACATCAGCACATTTAAAGCGTTAATGCGAAACGGTTATGTGCAATATAATATGCACCGCAGACGAGTCTAATTCATTTGAAATGCATAGCACAAGTTTGACCTATTAACCGCCTATTAactgttctccctctcctctcctctcctctcttctcttctcttctcttctcctctcctctcctctcctctcctctcctctcttctcctctcctctcctctcctctcctctcctctcctctcctctcctctcctctcttctcctctcctctcctctcctctcctctcctctcctctcccctcccctccccacctccagagGTTTCAGGTGAAGTGGGTGGGGTCTAGAACGTGGCAGGGCGGAGCATCATGGCAGTGAAGCGGAGGGAGTAACTGGGCCCTCTGAAGTGGTGCCACTTGATGCCGTTGAGCTTGCGTATGTTGCGGCCCATGGTGTAGTAGATACCGTTCAGGTTGGACAGACCGCATGCGTCAAACCACCaccctgcaggaggaggggaggacgtgGACAAACATGCGATTCAACATCGGGTGATTCAAACAGGTGATTCAAACAAGTCACTTGTTATAAGTCGTCAATTCAAATGAGGGTTTAAATATCAGGTTCACTAAAACGGCGAACCGTCATCATGCGCTTTTAAGTAGGGATTCGCATTCCGCTGACCAAACGAAAGATTCAACACTAGAAATCTCTGTCTCTAACCACCTCTGCTACATGGTCCTCACCTCCGGTCAGCATCAGGGCACACTTGCACAGGCAGTTGTCGTTGTCCTGGTCCCTGGTGCTGAAGCTGCTGCCGTGGGAGGTCAGGCTGCTCTGCTCCCCCGCAGTGCCACTGTAGCCCCTCAGAAACAACCTGCCATGGGTCCAGTCACACAGAGAAGGGAAGGACAAGGTCGAGTTAGACTGAAGGAACTGCCTTACAGTCACAGTGGAGTAGGATACTGTTGATTAGTAGTTTCCATCATAGCACAGACCTGTAGCTACTTTCTGCCGGAGACTGTATGTAGCTACTGTACTTCCTGTGAACTGAACCATCCTCCATC is part of the Hypomesus transpacificus isolate Combined female chromosome 9, fHypTra1, whole genome shotgun sequence genome and encodes:
- the abraa gene encoding actin-binding Rho-activating protein; the encoded protein is MSGIAAHQDPKPEARPFVRAVRKIKCAAMVHSLARSWQGWATEHSDRQDTIPSGWMPCSVTEGEEGSEANSKVKLTVKPRVVEADDDGGSQIKTSAVTKRAVTKPSEGGGNLISALKERIMAPEDPGAKDFLGGGSPTRRRQVRALALQSQNQEQDQDRKLGSRSSSLDTVDSGLGDEASLSGNGSESRPALLKKQPSRPKIKVTTMNDIKSRWQQWSQQHVEGQKLNPFSEDFDYEHAMSQRLQKGDAGYGKPKEGTRTAERGDRAQKHVQREMEEMCFIIRDMGLTDKLGRIYITFGRLFDRYVKISDKVVGIALRCRKHKMLDFEGEMLWKGQDDHVIITLKD